One Drosophila virilis strain 15010-1051.87 chromosome 5, Dvir_AGI_RSII-ME, whole genome shotgun sequence DNA window includes the following coding sequences:
- the LOC6625390 gene encoding translationally-controlled tumor protein homolog: protein MKVYKDIFTGDEMFTDTYKMNLVDDVIYEVYGKLVSRNQDNIVLAGANPSAEEADEGTESAVESGVDVILNHRLQESFGFADKKSFTLYLKEYMKKVLEHLQENAPNEVDVLKTNMNKAMKDILGRFKELQFFTGESMDVDGMVAMCEYRELNGESVPVFMFFKHGLQEEKL from the coding sequence ATGAAAGTCTACAAGGATATCTTTACCGGAGATGAGATGTTCACGGACACGTACAAAATGAACTTGGTCGACGATGTTATTTACGAAGTGTACGGAAAACTGGTCAGTCGTAATCAGGACAATATTGTGCTGGCTGGTGCCAATCCATCGGCCGAGGAGGCCGATGAGGGCACCGAATCAGCCGTAGAAAGTGGCGTTGATGTCATATTGAACCATCGTCTGCAGGAATCATTTGGTTTCGCAGACAAGAAGTCTTTCACTCTCTACCTTAAGGAATATATGAAGAAGGTGCTAGAGCATTTGCAGGAGAATGCACCCAACGAAGTGGACGTGCTCAAAACCAACATGAACAAGGCAATGAAGGATATTCTGGGCAGATTCAAGGAATTGCAATTCTTTACAGGCGAGTCAATGGACGTCGATGGCATGGTCGCCATGTGCGAGTATCGCGAACTAAATGGCGAGAGCGTTCCAGTTTTTATGTTCTTCAAACACGGTCTCCAAGAAGAGAAATTGTAG